One stretch of Brevibacillus laterosporus DNA includes these proteins:
- the rocF gene encoding arginase produces the protein MNKKISMIGVPLDLGADRRGVDMGPSAIRYAGVVKRLEGLGYSVKDLGDIPVKRPENFEETDNHKYLHQVLEANERLATQVALEIEDGRFPLVLGGDHSIALGTIAGIAQTKKNLGVIWFDAHGDINTGLTSPTGNIHGMPLAASLGIGHDALVKLGGYGPKIKPEHVVIIGARDLDPGERELIKEIGIKVYTMHEIDRLGMTRIMEETIGYVTQGTDGVHLSLDLDGLDPLYAPGVGTPVIGGISYREGHLAMEILAEADILTSAEFVEVNPILDQKNATAGVAVALMSSLFGDKLL, from the coding sequence ATGAATAAAAAGATATCAATGATTGGTGTACCTCTCGATTTAGGTGCCGATCGACGCGGTGTAGATATGGGACCTAGCGCTATTAGATATGCTGGGGTAGTGAAGCGTTTAGAGGGTTTGGGATATTCAGTTAAAGATTTAGGAGATATTCCTGTAAAAAGGCCCGAAAATTTCGAAGAGACTGATAACCATAAGTATTTACATCAAGTTTTAGAAGCTAATGAAAGACTTGCAACACAAGTGGCACTAGAGATAGAAGATGGACGTTTTCCTTTAGTTTTAGGAGGCGACCACAGTATAGCACTAGGAACGATTGCGGGAATTGCTCAGACAAAAAAGAACCTTGGTGTTATCTGGTTTGATGCACATGGAGATATAAATACAGGTCTGACCTCCCCTACTGGGAATATTCATGGTATGCCACTTGCTGCTTCTCTGGGTATTGGACATGACGCCTTGGTTAAACTGGGGGGATATGGTCCAAAAATAAAACCAGAACATGTTGTTATTATCGGTGCTAGGGACTTAGATCCAGGTGAACGTGAATTAATCAAAGAAATTGGTATAAAGGTATATACGATGCATGAAATTGATCGTTTAGGTATGACACGTATTATGGAAGAGACAATAGGATATGTTACACAAGGAACGGATGGAGTCCATCTTAGCTTGGATTTAGATGGCCTAGACCCATTATATGCTCCAGGAGTGGGAACACCGGTCATTGGAGGTATTTCTTATCGAGAAGGACATTTGGCTATGGAAATTTTGGCTGAGGCAGATATCTTAACATCAGCAGAATTTGTAGAAGTGAATCCGATTCTTGATCAGAAAAACGCAACAGCGGGTGTAGCTGTTGCCTTAATGAGTTCCTTATTTGGAGATAAACTTTTGTAA
- a CDS encoding aspartyl-phosphate phosphatase Spo0E family protein, which yields MTTHVLYHQIEVVRKKLNEKYKHCPSMTPELLELSVKLDDLLNQWQNSSFDSTLIFSKCKASLKGN from the coding sequence ATGACAACTCATGTACTGTATCATCAAATTGAAGTAGTACGGAAAAAATTAAATGAGAAGTACAAGCACTGCCCCTCCATGACTCCAGAGCTTTTGGAGCTCAGTGTAAAATTAGATGATTTATTAAATCAATGGCAAAACTCATCCTTTGACTCTACCCTCATCTTTTCAAAATGTAAAGCTTCATTAAAGGGCAACTAA
- the sigW gene encoding RNA polymerase sigma factor SigW — MEFVERRLVERAKRDDREAFAELVEMYKDKIFQLAFRMVGNRQEAEDIAQETFLRVYANLHSYDENYRFSTWIYRIATNLCIDRGRKKKPQFSLDEEQGGDLEGLDWYSRLASDEKTPEEKVVVQELQETVQDALTKLNPKYRSIMVLRYIEDLSLQEISDALQLPITTIKTRIHRGREALRNKLRF; from the coding sequence ATGGAATTTGTAGAGAGACGCTTGGTAGAGCGAGCGAAACGGGATGACCGTGAAGCGTTTGCGGAACTGGTGGAAATGTACAAAGATAAAATCTTTCAGCTAGCTTTCAGAATGGTTGGCAATCGCCAAGAGGCTGAGGATATTGCACAAGAAACCTTTTTACGCGTTTATGCCAATCTGCATTCCTATGATGAAAATTATCGTTTTTCAACGTGGATATACCGTATCGCCACTAATCTGTGTATTGATCGGGGAAGAAAAAAGAAACCACAATTTTCTCTGGATGAAGAGCAGGGTGGGGATTTAGAAGGGCTTGATTGGTACTCCAGACTAGCTTCCGACGAGAAGACACCTGAGGAAAAAGTCGTTGTACAAGAATTACAAGAAACGGTTCAAGATGCACTAACCAAGCTAAACCCGAAGTATCGATCTATCATGGTACTTCGTTACATTGAGGATTTATCATTGCAAGAAATTAGTGATGCCTTGCAGTTGCCAATTACAACGATTAAAACCAGAATTCATCGTGGGCGAGAAGCACTGCGAAATAAGTTGCGATTTTAA
- a CDS encoding anti-sigma factor — translation MDCREAKQLNHVLLDKDIDQLSNQRLQQHLLNCEECRTHLQQLQKVIAYVESASHIHAPSDFTARVMAQLPPVAKRKSFGNWMRRHPFVTAAAVFFVLMTGSLFTSWFDRDNTLQITSANMDKLKIDKERNVVVVPAGTILTGDLIVRNGSVEVEGEVKGNVVAIDGRVFLASTAQVAGDTESIEMIFDWVWYEMKNIGNDLLPLAH, via the coding sequence ATGGATTGCAGAGAAGCGAAGCAACTCAACCATGTTTTATTGGATAAAGATATCGACCAACTATCGAATCAACGTCTTCAACAGCACCTGCTGAACTGCGAAGAATGCCGTACACACCTACAACAATTGCAAAAAGTGATTGCCTATGTGGAGAGTGCCTCCCATATTCATGCACCAAGTGATTTTACTGCACGTGTCATGGCTCAGTTGCCTCCAGTAGCGAAGCGTAAGAGTTTTGGTAATTGGATGAGAAGACACCCGTTTGTAACAGCGGCAGCAGTCTTTTTTGTTCTCATGACGGGAAGTTTGTTTACCAGTTGGTTTGATCGGGATAATACCTTACAAATTACATCAGCCAATATGGATAAGCTAAAGATAGATAAAGAGCGTAATGTGGTTGTCGTGCCAGCTGGTACCATCCTAACTGGAGACCTTATTGTACGCAATGGAAGCGTAGAAGTAGAAGGTGAAGTGAAGGGGAATGTTGTAGCTATTGACGGTAGGGTCTTTTTAGCCTCAACAGCTCAGGTGGCAGGTGATACAGAATCCATTGAAATGATTTTCGATTGGGTATGGTATGAGATGAAAAATATCGGAAATGACTTGCTTCCGTTGGCTCATTAG
- a CDS encoding TIGR00159 family protein, with the protein MGYLNYVNILRDGIDILLVTYLIYKLIMLVRGTRAVQLLRGIMVVIVTWLLSKYFDFRTLHWLMSQAFTFGVLAIVIIFQPELRRALEQIGRGKLFSRSYSNDDEEGVQRMVQEVGKAVTYMAKRRIGALIVVERDTGLNDYVETGIAINGRVTSELLINIFIPNTPLHDGAVILRKDTVLAAACYLPLSENPSISKELGTRHRAALGMSEVSDGVTIIVSEETGNVSITINGEITRNLTEELLAQKMLSRLSLQAKSKSMASRWQWGRKNG; encoded by the coding sequence ATGGGGTATTTAAACTACGTGAACATACTGCGTGACGGAATTGATATTCTTTTAGTCACGTACTTGATTTATAAACTAATCATGCTGGTCCGCGGAACTCGTGCTGTACAACTATTGCGAGGAATCATGGTGGTTATCGTTACCTGGTTGCTTAGTAAGTACTTTGATTTCCGTACCCTGCACTGGCTAATGTCTCAAGCGTTTACGTTTGGGGTTTTAGCAATTGTAATTATCTTTCAGCCTGAGCTTCGTCGTGCATTGGAGCAAATTGGGCGAGGTAAATTATTCTCGCGCTCTTACTCGAATGATGATGAGGAAGGCGTGCAACGAATGGTCCAGGAAGTGGGTAAGGCTGTCACTTATATGGCGAAGCGTCGCATAGGAGCTTTAATCGTTGTGGAGAGAGATACAGGGCTAAATGATTATGTAGAGACGGGAATCGCCATAAATGGACGAGTAACGTCGGAGCTGTTAATCAACATCTTTATCCCGAATACACCTCTGCATGACGGGGCCGTCATTTTGCGTAAGGATACGGTTCTAGCAGCAGCTTGTTATCTACCGTTATCTGAAAATCCATCCATTTCCAAAGAACTGGGAACACGACATCGAGCTGCTCTTGGAATGAGTGAAGTCTCAGATGGCGTTACGATTATTGTGTCGGAGGAAACAGGAAACGTTTCGATTACGATCAATGGAGAAATAACGCGTAACTTGACTGAGGAGCTACTAGCGCAAAAAATGTTAAGCCGACTCTCTCTGCAAGCGAAGAGTAAATCCATGGCAAGTCGTTGGCAATGGGGGCGAAAAAATGGATAG
- a CDS encoding phosphoglucosamine mutase, which yields MGKYFGTDGVRGVANAQLTPELAFKIGRDGGYVLTRHKEEGKPKVVIGRDTRISGQMLESALIAGLLSVGAEVVRLGVISTSGVAYLTKALGADAGVMISASHNPFEDNGIKFFGNDGFKLSDEDENEIERYLDTPEDTLPRPTGDKIGTVIDYLEGSQKYLSHLKSSVNERFEDMKVVLDCANGAVSSLAARLFADVEADVITIGASPNGININDKCGSTHPERLQEEVLKHKAVMGLSFDGDADRCIAVDENGELVDGDYVMAICARALKHKGKLNNNTVVTTVMANLGFFKAMEEQGINSTRTAVGDRYVMEEMVRGGYNLGGEQSGHIIFLDYNTTGDGLLTGLQLLNIIKETGKPLSELKQMMTKFPQLLVNVRVEDKTKLNGNVAIEQAIKEVEESLHGNGRVLVRPSGTEPIVRVMAEGPDAAELEIMVQKIVEIVKQELA from the coding sequence ATGGGAAAGTATTTCGGAACAGACGGCGTACGTGGGGTTGCTAATGCGCAACTTACACCTGAATTGGCTTTTAAAATTGGTCGAGATGGTGGATACGTACTGACAAGACACAAAGAGGAAGGTAAACCAAAGGTAGTTATTGGTCGCGATACGCGTATCTCTGGTCAAATGCTGGAGAGTGCTTTAATCGCAGGTCTTCTCTCTGTAGGTGCAGAAGTAGTTCGTTTGGGAGTAATTTCTACGTCTGGCGTAGCTTATCTGACCAAAGCTTTAGGGGCAGATGCCGGTGTCATGATTTCTGCTTCACATAATCCATTTGAAGATAACGGAATCAAATTCTTTGGTAACGATGGTTTTAAACTGTCGGATGAAGACGAGAATGAAATTGAAAGATATTTGGATACACCAGAGGATACATTGCCGCGTCCAACTGGGGACAAAATTGGTACTGTAATCGATTATCTGGAAGGTAGCCAGAAATACCTTTCTCATCTGAAGAGTTCTGTAAATGAACGCTTTGAAGACATGAAAGTCGTCTTAGATTGCGCAAATGGAGCGGTATCTTCTTTAGCTGCGAGACTGTTTGCAGATGTGGAAGCAGATGTGATTACAATTGGCGCGAGTCCGAATGGTATTAACATCAATGATAAATGCGGATCGACTCATCCAGAGCGTTTACAGGAAGAGGTTCTGAAGCATAAGGCTGTTATGGGTCTTTCCTTTGATGGAGATGCTGATCGTTGCATAGCTGTCGATGAGAACGGTGAACTGGTAGATGGCGATTACGTAATGGCTATCTGCGCGCGTGCTCTTAAACATAAGGGCAAACTAAACAACAATACAGTAGTGACGACCGTAATGGCTAATCTGGGCTTCTTTAAAGCAATGGAAGAGCAAGGCATCAATAGTACGCGTACAGCGGTTGGTGATCGCTATGTAATGGAAGAAATGGTACGTGGTGGCTATAACCTGGGTGGAGAGCAATCTGGACATATTATTTTTCTAGATTACAATACAACCGGAGATGGCTTGTTAACAGGTCTGCAGCTACTTAACATCATCAAAGAAACAGGCAAACCATTGTCTGAGCTAAAACAGATGATGACGAAATTCCCACAGCTATTAGTAAATGTGCGCGTGGAAGATAAGACGAAGCTAAACGGCAACGTAGCTATTGAACAAGCGATTAAAGAGGTAGAGGAAAGCTTGCATGGCAATGGTCGTGTATTGGTTCGTCCATCTGGTACAGAGCCAATCGTTCGTGTAATGGCAGAGGGTCCAGATGCTGCTGAGCTTGAGATTATGGTTCAGAAGATCGTAGAGATTGTTAAACAAGAATTAGCGTAA
- the glmS gene encoding glutamine--fructose-6-phosphate transaminase (isomerizing) has protein sequence MCGIVGYIGSKQAQDIVIGGLRKLEYRGYDSAGVAVMTEQGLDHAKSKGRIATLEERLADRPLAGMIGIGHTRWATHGKPSDENSHPHLDKTHKFAVVHNGIIENYLTIKEELIAKGYEFLSETDTEVIAHLLSDLYEGDIVATVRKAIQKMRGAYALGIMTEHEPDKLIAVRLASPLIVGIGEGEAFIGSDIPAILEHTRDMYILNEGEMAVLTRDGIQLSVAETGEPVERDIFHVDWDLVQAEKDGYDSFMLKEIHEQPKAMRDTIGSRIDLENKRVQLPEMKMTPEELAAFDRMYIVACGTSMHAGLIGKDVIEKLTRIPVEVAIASEFRYRDPIFTDKTLVVVISQSGETADTLAALREAKKHGVKVMAVSNVVGSSVAREADEVIYTWAGPEVAVASTKAYTCQSLALYLFALYLAQIKGTQTDAQIAEVVDHLLEIPTQTANILETEESLRKVAISVTKDVQNLFFIGRGLDYAVTLEGSLKLKEISYIHSEAYAAGELKHGTLALIEENVPVIALATQPDLFDKTVSNIVEVKARGAYTLGLAFEGDTELVKTVDEVVYVPRTLPILAPVLTVIPLQLLAYFASTARGLDVDKPRNLAKSVTVE, from the coding sequence ATGTGCGGAATCGTTGGATATATTGGAAGTAAACAGGCGCAGGATATCGTTATTGGAGGTCTGCGTAAACTGGAGTATCGTGGGTATGATTCTGCAGGCGTAGCAGTAATGACGGAGCAAGGTTTGGATCATGCAAAATCCAAGGGACGGATTGCTACGTTAGAAGAGCGTCTAGCAGACAGACCACTGGCGGGAATGATTGGAATTGGCCATACTCGTTGGGCAACACACGGAAAACCTTCCGATGAAAATTCTCATCCTCATTTGGACAAAACGCATAAATTCGCGGTTGTGCATAATGGGATTATTGAAAACTACTTGACTATCAAGGAAGAATTGATAGCTAAAGGATATGAGTTCCTGTCTGAAACAGATACAGAGGTAATCGCTCATCTATTGTCTGACCTGTATGAAGGCGATATCGTAGCTACGGTTCGCAAGGCGATACAAAAAATGCGCGGTGCTTATGCTCTTGGTATCATGACAGAACACGAACCAGATAAATTGATTGCTGTACGCTTGGCAAGTCCACTCATCGTGGGTATTGGTGAAGGGGAAGCGTTTATCGGCTCTGACATTCCAGCCATTTTGGAACATACACGTGACATGTACATTTTAAATGAAGGTGAAATGGCAGTTTTGACTCGTGATGGCATCCAACTGTCTGTAGCAGAAACAGGCGAGCCTGTTGAGCGTGACATTTTCCATGTAGATTGGGACTTGGTGCAGGCAGAGAAGGACGGCTATGACTCTTTTATGTTAAAAGAGATTCATGAGCAGCCTAAAGCGATGCGAGATACAATTGGTTCCCGTATTGATTTGGAAAACAAGCGTGTACAGCTTCCTGAGATGAAAATGACTCCGGAAGAATTAGCTGCCTTTGACCGAATGTACATTGTAGCATGTGGTACTTCCATGCATGCTGGTTTAATTGGAAAAGATGTAATTGAGAAGCTGACACGCATTCCTGTAGAGGTAGCGATCGCTTCTGAATTTAGATATCGTGATCCGATCTTCACAGATAAGACGTTAGTGGTTGTCATCAGTCAATCAGGGGAAACAGCAGATACGTTGGCAGCTCTACGTGAAGCGAAGAAACATGGCGTCAAAGTAATGGCAGTAAGCAACGTTGTAGGTAGCTCTGTAGCTCGTGAAGCAGACGAAGTCATTTATACATGGGCAGGACCAGAAGTCGCGGTTGCTTCTACGAAAGCTTATACATGCCAAAGCCTGGCTCTATATTTGTTTGCCCTCTATCTTGCACAGATAAAAGGAACACAAACAGATGCACAAATCGCTGAGGTTGTCGATCACCTGTTAGAGATTCCAACTCAAACAGCTAACATTCTAGAAACGGAAGAAAGCCTGCGTAAAGTAGCTATTTCCGTAACGAAGGATGTTCAAAACCTGTTCTTCATTGGACGTGGTTTGGACTATGCTGTGACGTTGGAAGGTTCCCTGAAACTAAAAGAGATTTCTTATATTCACTCTGAAGCATACGCAGCGGGTGAATTAAAGCACGGTACCCTAGCTCTAATTGAAGAGAATGTACCTGTGATTGCACTGGCTACTCAGCCAGACCTATTTGACAAGACGGTATCCAACATCGTTGAAGTCAAAGCTCGCGGCGCCTACACATTAGGTCTCGCATTTGAAGGAGATACCGAATTGGTGAAAACGGTGGATGAAGTGGTATATGTGCCGCGCACCCTGCCGATTTTGGCACCCGTATTAACTGTCATTCCATTGCAATTGCTTGCTTACTTTGCGTCTACAGCTCGTGGCTTGGATGTGGATAAACCACGGAACTTGGCTAAGAGTGTGACGGTGGAGTAG
- a CDS encoding DNA-binding response regulator, which produces MQKTILIVEDEPILREIMKDYFINEGYEVLEAADGKEALMIFQTSDVHLIILDIMLPELDGWTVCQRIRKTSNVPIIMLTARVDEDDTIFGFELGADDYVTKPYSPPILLARAKRLLESRDVSGMAGEGLSSSGIIIHFPSRTVIVEGVKTDLTHTEFEILAYLMRNKEMIITREQLITKIWGYDFAGDDRTVNSHIRNLRSKLGEKSKCITTVVRSGYKFEEQV; this is translated from the coding sequence ATGCAAAAAACCATCTTGATAGTAGAAGATGAACCGATATTGCGGGAGATCATGAAGGATTATTTCATAAATGAAGGATATGAAGTGTTAGAAGCGGCAGACGGAAAAGAAGCGCTCATGATTTTTCAGACAAGTGATGTACACTTGATCATTTTGGACATCATGTTGCCTGAATTGGACGGATGGACTGTTTGCCAACGTATTCGTAAGACATCCAACGTACCTATCATCATGCTGACAGCCCGTGTCGATGAGGATGATACGATCTTTGGGTTTGAACTGGGGGCAGATGATTACGTGACCAAGCCATACAGTCCTCCCATTTTATTGGCACGAGCTAAACGGCTTCTGGAGAGTCGGGATGTCTCCGGAATGGCGGGTGAGGGACTGTCAAGTAGCGGAATTATCATTCATTTCCCGTCTCGAACAGTTATAGTAGAAGGTGTTAAGACCGATTTGACGCACACCGAATTTGAAATTTTAGCTTATCTAATGAGGAATAAAGAGATGATCATCACGAGGGAACAATTGATCACCAAAATATGGGGGTATGACTTTGCCGGCGATGATCGCACCGTGAATAGTCACATTCGTAATCTGCGCTCCAAACTAGGGGAGAAATCAAAATGCATTACCACAGTCGTGCGTTCAGGTTATAAATTTGAGGAGCAAGTATGA
- a CDS encoding HAMP domain-containing protein: protein MKSSIVLKLFIWTTTLCLFILASIYVGQTVFFKQFYINKKVADVQANLETFAQEYGKNSGDAQAIQRLEQEYYRQHNTWITTVDYLGNINHADDISIEVKLLPDKDSPFSNQTLIIPLYGFLNIEEIHQGNSFLHTGAMVTIQGIKKDTAVVPYRLGVEWGKVSFENNQIAKKEHEMIPKFQDQKKSLKDFPSIYLFGTITKTHLPVKNETPRLLYTNLVFMDRIKEFQANLLLSPEKMELTIPWTYLVEENDIKYQLFVHPIQNKDGKPAYIFAMTSLQPVDEAISMIKEYYVYLILFVLLLILLSSFYYSKQIARPLLRINHTTKKIATLDFSEKIHVESKDEIGDLSHNINVLSDRLHSYIEQLQQDIEKEKQLENTRKEFISGVSHELKTPLSVIQSCLSILKDGVASHKKDYYFDAMENEVKKMDMLIVDMLDLAKYESGTYKMKMELFPLDVVIKQICEKVRPEIESKQLHLHTELVPIKVVANQLRIEQVLVNFLTNAIRYTPDGETIMISISEEQDMAIVCIENKGVHIQEEHLEKIWDRFYRGESSRHRSTGGTGLGLAISKKILELHDVPYGVFNTEDGVMFYFHLPK from the coding sequence ATGAAGAGTAGCATTGTATTGAAATTGTTTATCTGGACAACCACTTTATGTTTGTTCATTCTTGCTTCCATTTATGTGGGACAGACCGTTTTCTTCAAACAATTTTACATCAATAAAAAAGTGGCGGATGTCCAAGCGAACCTGGAAACATTCGCACAAGAGTATGGGAAGAACAGCGGAGATGCGCAAGCGATCCAGAGGCTGGAGCAAGAATATTATCGCCAGCACAATACATGGATCACCACGGTTGATTATCTGGGGAATATAAATCATGCCGATGATATTTCCATAGAAGTAAAGCTGTTGCCCGATAAGGACAGCCCCTTTTCCAATCAGACACTTATTATTCCGTTATATGGGTTCCTAAATATTGAGGAAATTCATCAAGGAAACAGCTTTCTTCATACAGGAGCGATGGTTACCATTCAAGGAATCAAGAAAGATACGGCGGTTGTTCCTTATCGACTTGGGGTGGAATGGGGGAAGGTATCTTTTGAAAATAATCAAATCGCTAAAAAAGAGCACGAGATGATTCCAAAATTTCAAGACCAGAAAAAATCGCTGAAAGATTTCCCATCCATCTACCTTTTTGGAACCATCACCAAGACTCATCTTCCTGTGAAGAACGAAACACCCCGGCTATTATATACAAACCTTGTCTTTATGGACCGGATCAAAGAATTTCAAGCCAACCTTTTACTAAGTCCGGAAAAGATGGAGTTGACTATCCCCTGGACGTACCTTGTAGAAGAAAACGATATCAAGTACCAATTGTTTGTCCATCCCATCCAGAACAAGGACGGGAAGCCAGCCTATATTTTTGCTATGACATCGCTACAGCCTGTTGATGAAGCAATCAGCATGATTAAAGAATACTATGTGTATCTCATTTTATTTGTACTACTCCTCATCTTGTTAAGTTCGTTCTATTATTCGAAGCAGATCGCGAGACCTTTGCTACGGATCAACCATACGACAAAAAAGATTGCAACCCTAGATTTCTCAGAGAAAATTCACGTTGAGTCCAAAGATGAGATCGGAGACTTATCACACAATATTAATGTGCTCTCTGATCGGCTACATTCCTACATTGAACAACTGCAGCAAGATATCGAGAAAGAGAAGCAATTGGAAAATACGAGAAAGGAGTTCATCTCAGGAGTATCGCATGAGTTGAAGACTCCACTTAGTGTGATCCAAAGCTGTCTGTCGATCCTAAAAGATGGAGTGGCGAGCCATAAGAAGGATTATTATTTCGATGCGATGGAAAATGAAGTAAAAAAGATGGACATGCTCATTGTGGATATGCTGGATCTTGCTAAATACGAGTCCGGAACGTACAAGATGAAGATGGAGTTGTTTCCGTTAGATGTGGTGATTAAGCAGATTTGTGAGAAAGTACGGCCAGAAATCGAGAGCAAGCAGTTGCATTTGCATACCGAGCTTGTTCCGATCAAGGTAGTGGCCAACCAGTTGCGCATCGAGCAAGTTCTTGTCAATTTCCTGACCAACGCTATTCGTTACACGCCTGATGGGGAAACCATCATGATTTCGATCAGCGAAGAGCAGGATATGGCAATAGTTTGTATCGAAAACAAAGGAGTTCATATACAAGAAGAGCACCTCGAGAAAATATGGGATCGATTTTATCGAGGGGAGTCTTCCCGCCATCGCTCCACAGGTGGAACCGGGCTCGGTCTTGCTATCTCTAAAAAGATTTTGGAGCTTCATGATGTACCTTATGGCGTTTTCAATACGGAAGATGGCGTCATGTTTTACTTCCATCTCCCTAAGTAA
- a CDS encoding N-acetylmuramoyl-L-alanine amidase, whose amino-acid sequence MIVKKKFIYMVLPVFVIFIVGFLYSDPNNSDASDSYVNKSYANPPVYKIVIDPGHGGKDHGAKSVSGQAEKDFTLQLARKVKELLEQDSRMKVYLTRSDDSFLSSIDRKRPEFANQMGADLFLSIHGNTYTDSTVSGTETYYYRPESLPFAESIHKHVIEVTGFRDRGVKKEDFFVVKDTEMPAVLLEVGYLTNPMEEQKLLKEDFQYRIATSIIEGIQDYLSNTREED is encoded by the coding sequence GTGATCGTCAAAAAGAAATTTATTTATATGGTATTGCCCGTATTTGTCATCTTTATTGTTGGGTTCTTATACAGCGACCCTAACAACAGCGATGCAAGCGACAGTTATGTAAACAAGAGCTATGCTAATCCACCAGTCTACAAGATTGTCATTGACCCGGGACACGGTGGAAAAGATCATGGCGCAAAGAGCGTCAGTGGTCAAGCTGAAAAGGACTTTACTCTGCAACTGGCACGAAAGGTAAAGGAGTTATTGGAGCAAGATTCGCGCATGAAGGTGTACTTGACCAGAAGCGATGACAGCTTTTTATCCTCAATTGATCGAAAGAGACCGGAATTTGCCAATCAGATGGGCGCAGATTTGTTTCTTTCCATCCATGGGAATACGTATACAGATTCCACTGTTTCGGGTACAGAAACATACTATTATCGTCCCGAATCTCTTCCGTTTGCTGAGAGCATACACAAGCACGTGATAGAAGTGACCGGATTTCGGGATAGAGGGGTGAAAAAGGAGGATTTTTTCGTTGTCAAAGACACAGAAATGCCGGCAGTACTGCTTGAAGTAGGGTATTTAACGAATCCGATGGAGGAGCAAAAACTGTTGAAAGAAGATTTTCAATATCGCATTGCCACTTCGATTATCGAGGGAATTCAAGATTATCTATCAAACACAAGAGAGGAAGACTGA
- a CDS encoding lysophospholipase, giving the protein MRNKTFAIMLTGVIALSLAACGNQANEQAMGSVTQESKSVSDAKELSYKTMFQTSVFLGDSIMEGLSFHDVLDEANVSAGAGKTAEFALEDVNDLAKRNPKHVFIQLGSDDILWPTDEPLKYSYKNYVKLIDSIKERLPKAKITILSVTPVTAEAEKKEPRYQKIAEYNKGLQELAAEEKVAFVDLSPIFTNNLDLYDKDGIHFNEKYYKLLLDLLKDYVN; this is encoded by the coding sequence ATGAGAAATAAAACTTTTGCAATTATGCTGACGGGGGTCATCGCATTATCCTTGGCAGCGTGTGGAAATCAGGCAAATGAGCAAGCAATGGGTTCAGTGACTCAAGAAAGCAAATCCGTTTCCGATGCAAAAGAGCTTTCGTATAAAACCATGTTTCAAACAAGTGTATTTTTAGGGGATTCGATTATGGAAGGGCTATCCTTCCATGATGTTTTGGACGAAGCCAATGTGAGTGCAGGTGCAGGGAAAACAGCCGAATTTGCCCTGGAAGATGTCAACGATCTGGCAAAAAGAAATCCGAAGCACGTCTTTATTCAATTGGGATCGGATGACATCCTGTGGCCGACAGATGAACCCCTGAAATATTCGTATAAAAATTATGTAAAATTAATCGACAGTATCAAAGAAAGACTTCCTAAAGCAAAAATAACTATCTTATCGGTGACCCCAGTTACTGCGGAAGCGGAGAAGAAAGAACCCCGTTATCAAAAAATTGCAGAGTACAACAAGGGATTACAAGAGCTTGCTGCTGAGGAAAAAGTAGCATTCGTCGATTTGTCTCCGATCTTTACCAACAACCTCGATCTTTATGATAAGGACGGCATCCATTTTAACGAGAAATACTACAAGCTTTTGCTAGATTTATTAAAAGACTACGTGAACTGA